From one Luteipulveratus mongoliensis genomic stretch:
- a CDS encoding MFS transporter: MTSLIAHLDLGAPWRLLRRRRDLRLLVGAGLVSMTGDWLLAIGLTYSVYALTGSTLASAATLLAGFVPQVLAGLVAGVFVDRWDRRRTMVIAHVLLAAGLLPLFAVQGVGQVWIVFPVLIWESAIEVFFAPAEQAMLPRVVEESDAGELITANALNAQSQNVARLVGGGLGGVVAAVGGIPAVAVVDAITFLIAGALVLAIKTSGRRTSDDGDDSAEDLVLGRLAELRAEWTEGLRVSWGSPTVRVLLVFCLITSVGEGIMGTLFAPFVRSVLHGGPQALGLISGIQAVGGVVGALVVATFGGRWSPRRMLGCGALAFGVVDLVVFLYPLTLVATWPAAVGMVVVGLPGAIVSAGMMTLFQQHSTDRQRGRVFALVMLARSVAMVVGTTAAGFLGEAIGIMPVLACQGVGYVVAGSMVLICLERAPAPRRPLVSA; the protein is encoded by the coding sequence CTCGCGATCGGCCTGACCTACTCGGTGTACGCGCTCACCGGCTCGACGCTGGCGTCGGCGGCGACGCTGCTGGCCGGCTTCGTGCCGCAGGTCCTGGCGGGTCTGGTGGCGGGCGTCTTCGTCGACCGGTGGGACCGCCGACGCACCATGGTCATCGCGCACGTCCTGCTCGCGGCCGGGCTGCTGCCGCTGTTCGCGGTGCAGGGGGTGGGCCAGGTCTGGATCGTCTTCCCGGTGCTGATCTGGGAGTCGGCGATCGAGGTGTTCTTCGCGCCGGCCGAGCAGGCGATGCTGCCCAGAGTCGTCGAGGAGTCCGACGCAGGCGAGCTGATCACCGCCAACGCGCTGAACGCCCAGAGTCAGAACGTCGCACGCCTCGTCGGCGGCGGGCTCGGGGGCGTGGTTGCGGCGGTGGGTGGCATTCCGGCCGTCGCCGTGGTCGACGCCATCACCTTCCTGATCGCGGGCGCGCTGGTGCTGGCGATCAAGACCTCTGGGCGACGTACGTCCGACGACGGCGATGACTCCGCGGAGGACCTCGTGCTCGGCCGGCTCGCCGAGCTGCGTGCTGAGTGGACCGAGGGTCTGCGCGTCTCGTGGGGCTCGCCGACCGTGCGGGTGCTGCTGGTCTTCTGCCTGATCACCTCCGTCGGCGAGGGGATCATGGGCACGCTCTTCGCCCCGTTCGTCCGGTCGGTGCTCCACGGAGGACCGCAGGCGCTCGGCCTCATCAGCGGCATCCAGGCGGTCGGCGGAGTCGTCGGCGCCCTCGTGGTCGCGACCTTCGGCGGCCGCTGGTCGCCGAGACGGATGCTCGGATGCGGTGCGCTCGCGTTCGGTGTGGTCGACCTCGTGGTCTTCCTCTACCCACTGACGCTCGTGGCCACCTGGCCCGCCGCGGTCGGCATGGTCGTGGTCGGTCTTCCCGGAGCCATCGTGTCTGCCGGGATGATGACGCTCTTCCAGCAGCACAGCACCGATCGACAGCGGGGCCGAGTCTTCGCGCTGGTGATGCTGGCCAGGTCGGTGGCGATGGTGGTGGGTACGACCGCGGCCGGCTTCCTCGGCGAAGCCATCGGCATCATGCCGGTCCTGGCCTGCCAAGGAGTCGGCTACGTCGTGGCGGGCTCGATGGTGCTGATCTGCCTCGAGCGTGCCCCTGCCCCTCGTCGGCCTCTGGTCAGCGCCTGA